The nucleotide sequence AGCCGTGGTGCAGTAGAGAACTCTCCTCAATTAGAAGCCTTCAAGAAAAAAGGTTTCGAAGTTCTTTTCTTTATTGATCCAATTGATGAATGGGTAACGCAATCACTCACTGAGTTTGATACTAAAGCAGTGAAATCTGTTGCTAAAGGTGACCTTGAACTCGACGAAAAAGAGAAAGAAGAACTCGAAAAAGAAAACGAAAACTTCAAAACTCCTCTCGAGTCTATCCAGAAAGTTCTCGATGACGAAATTAAAGAAGTTCGTTTCTCTAGCCGTCTTACTGATTCTCCTTGCTGCTTAGTTGCCGATGAAAATGGCATGGGCGTAAATATGGAAAACATCTATAAGGCGATGAATCAAGATGTACCTCACCAGAAGCGTACTCTTGAACTCAACAAGGATCACGCCGTTGTTCAGCACATGCTCAAAGTCGCTGAAAAAGATGCCGCTTCAGATGAATTAAAAGATTACTCAGCACTTCTTTATGATCAAGCCCTCCTCAACGAAGGTTCTGCCATCAAAGATCCTGCTCGCTTTACTTCTTTGATTACTAAGTTCATGGTTAAATCTATCTAAGCTTTAATCACATCCTCAAAAAAGCCATCGCTTCATCCGCGATGGCTTTTTTGTGTCTTACTATAATTATCTTAGGCGCGCCGAGGGCTACAACGATACGTTGAATTGTGCCTTCAGGTTTACTCTAAAGAAGAACGCCGCGCTCTTTTTAGATGAAGACATAAAACACTTAATCATTAAAAATAACTTGTGTGATAAGTCAGGTCTCTAGCTTTCTTGGACGAGCCAAAAAAACCCCGAAAGATAACTTGCTGGGTTTTTTATATGCTTTTAAGAAGGCTTACTTATTATTTTCGCCGTTCTTTAAAACAATCAAAGAATAATTTTGATTATCATTGATTGGATCAAGCTCTACTACTGTATGACCATCTTTCTTAAGTGAACTAGGCACTTGACGGAAAGAATCACCTGTATCAATAATCATCGCTAGTTCCTGACCATCTTTCAAACCATTGAGAACTAATTTAGCTTTCACATAGTTCATAGGACATTCAATACCGCGCAAGTCTAAGAAAGGGCGACCTTCTTTTTCTTCTTCAGTATTAAGGAAAGGAGCACAAGCATCTGCATTTTCTTTGTAGGCTTCTACAAAGTTATTCACAAATAACTCTGCTGCTTGAAGAAATTCTGCTGCATAGGCAAATGCAATATCTGCTGGAGCATCTTCTCTTAAAATAGCTTTAGCATCAGGAGTCACTGTATTAGAAGTGAAGAACTCAACATATTTGTCGAATGCATCTTTATAATCAGTTGCTTTTTCACCTGCCTGCATAAGGGCTGCATCAAAAGCATGACGCATAGCTTCTTGCGAGTTGAAAATAACGTCTGCAAAAAACTCTTGGTCGAAAACTTTACGCGCCATTGTGATGTAATTGTGAGCATCATCAAGTGATTCGCCTACTAAATTCAGCACGCCACCTGCACATTCACCTGCACCAACAGCTGGAGAGTATTCATCTCCTTCTGCTTGCTGATAATCTGCGTAGACATCTGGATTTTCATCAAATGATTCCACTGCATCAAAAGGCTTGATAACTGGTTTGAGTTCTTTTACATTAACTTGTGCTAACCAATCTTCGAGTGTGAGTGCTGAGTTTTGAGATTTATAATAATCGATCACTGCACGTACAGCTTCAGGAGCTTTTTTCGTTGCAACACGACCTACACGACGAGCCATTTCGCGGCGACCAAAACCAACGCCGCCACCGATCTGCATCATTGCACATGGCACAGCTTTATCGCCTACAACACGACTAGAACCATTGAATCCAATAGAGGCGACTGAGTGACGACCACAACCATTGTGACAACCAGAGATGTTAATGCGAACTTTATCACCTACTTCCGCAATATCAGCTTCATCCTTGAATGATTCACTAAGAGCTTCTGCAAGTCCTTTAGAGGATGTTACTGATAAGTTACACGTTGAGCGTCCTGGGCAAGCCAGTACGTTAGTAATATGGTGAAATTGAGAGTTTGCGTAACCCGCAGCTTTCAATTCAGCATAAATTGCTGCAACATTTTCTAATTTCACATCAGTCAACACAATATTTTGACTTGGAAGTGTACGAATTTCACCTGAACCATACTTATCGGCGATATCTGAAAGCGTACGTGCTTGTTCAGATGTGAAATCACCCAAATCAACACGTACTTGAATTGTATATAGATCCGCGACGTTTTGTGGGCGAACACAGTTTTTCACCCATTCCGCATCATCAACTAAACTGTTAATTTTACTAACATCAGCAGAACCTTGTGGTAGCTCAAGTTCACCCTCTTCGAAAGATAGGACTAATGATTGACCATATTCAGAATCTTTAATACGGTTAAATTCAACTTTGTAAGCTTCGATAAATTTCTCGAGTCCCCATTCATGCTTAATGAACTTCATACGAGCTTTATTACGGTTTTCACGATTACCATGCTCATTGAAAATACGCATGAAAGCTGTTGCACAAATCAATGCGTCTTCTACTGGTAGATCTTCGTCCACTAAGTCAGCACCAATAGGACGACCGCCTAAACCACCACCTGCATAGACATTAAATTTGTAAGAACCATTTTCAACTTTTGAAGCGATAAAGCCGACGTCATGCATGTATGAATGACCATTATCTTCTGCTTCATTACCTGAAAAAGTCATTTTGAATTTGCGAGGAAAATTCTGTGCATAAGGGTTACGTAGTGAATGCTCAACTACGCGCTTAGCAACTGGAACGACATCAAAAAGTTGCCCGGCACCAGTAGATGCGAACGGATCCGCAGTTACGTTACGAATTGTGTTACCACAACCTTCACGTGAAGTTAAACCCACTGCAGTTAAATCTTTAATGAATTCTGGTGTGTTAGCAAATGGCACATAATGCATCTGAATTGCTGAACGTGTGGTAATGTGTAAAACTGAATTACTGTGTGTCTCGGCCATGCTAGCTAGTTGACGAACTTGCTTGGAATTTGTGATCCCGTAAGGCACCTTAACACGAATCATCTGTACTTCTGGCTGACGCTGACCATAAATACCCTGCCAGAGTCGACGTTTTTGCCAAGCATCAACGCCCATCTCACCACTTTCGTAGTTCTCTTTTTTTCCTTTGAACTCTATGAGCTCTTCTTGTACTTCATCAGAAAGTTCAAACTCTAATACTCTAGACATATCTATATCCTTGCTTATTTCTCTTTAAATTTTGATGGAAAATAAGGCAGCTTCACGATAAATACATACCAACTCTACACTTTTTGTAAAAATTAAGTCAAGTTTAAACTTATTTGAGTTCAGAAACGAAAAAAACTTTCTTCCTTTCAAGTGCTTTTATGCTTTGATAATATTCGTAATACTTTACGGAATAAGACCTTTTATGACTTCAAAGACTTTTTTACCACCTTTATAAACTTTTTTAAATGTACCAGGTGCATCATGAGAGAATTTCGATTGATCATCGTAATCAGTATTAAGCATTCTCGCGTCTATATGAAGTTCTTGTAAATAGACATCCACTCCTTTTTGGTAATAAAAGTAGGGATGACCAGGCGCATAAACCCCCACCACTCCTACAGGCAGGCCCAGCTTTCCCGCTTTTTGACTCAAGGTATAACATTGTTTAAGGACCGCATCGTTGTAACCATCTTCAGCAACTCGGAGTTTGAACTTCACTTCTGGAAAAATAATCCGCTGAGTTAGCTCTCCATTCATAGGTTCATCGGCTAGACACAAAATAAACATCTCAGCATCATCATACTGTGAGTATTCAGAACCTATCAAATAGCCACTGAATTTTACGAGTTTATTCTTATATTTATCAGGATTTTCCACGAGTTCTTTAATTTCAACCTGAATTGCCTCGGCATCAATACGATCCACTGTATGTGTACTTGAACAGCTTATGGATGCATATAGCAAGACTAGTACTAAGAGCCATTTCATTTTTCATCAACTCCATCCATCCATTCATACAAATCAGAGGCTTTAATTTCCGAAGAACTTTTGTCGTTAAAGGGAAATAACATACTAAAACCATCGACTTCAAAAGAATTCAATTTTAACCACAAAACTCCTACTTGCTCTCTTAAATTACTTTTTAATAAGGTTCCCGTAATTGTAACGGGAATATTGCCTGGCACCTGTTTTAACTTTTGAGAACAGCGATCCAAATGACTGCGATTATAACCAATATATGCGCACCGAAGAGCAGGACCTGCCTTGAGTGCATAATTCACCGCCGTTTTGTCCAATTCTACTGCTAATTCTTTAAACCCTAAGTGCAGCGTTTTATTCCCTTCTCCAACAAAAGTTAAGGCTTTTGCTAAAGCTAAACTCATTTCAGCTTGCTGAACTTTACCTTCTTGCCTCCTGTACCATGCGTGAGCACGGATCATACTCGACTGAGTTAGTATCGCATAAGAATTCTTTAGACTGAGCCGGTTCTCATAGTCAAATGAATGTAAACCTTTCGTCAAAAGTATTTGCGAGGTCTGTAATTGTTTCGATAGCCGTAAGAGAATCCGGCCTCCGCTTAACAAAGATTCCTCAAAAGCTTCGCACTTCTCTTTCAGCTCTTTATCTTCTATGGCTGCTTCCTTGCCTTTATTTGCCGCCGCTTCCAGTGCAAAAAATCCATCCCCCAATTGTTCGAAAGCTTCAGCAATCTCATCCACACCAGAAGAAAGAGAGTCTTTTCCTAAGCCACTCAAAACATAACCCATGGCTTTCACTTCTTGGCAAGCGGCCTTAAAATCATGCGCCATTGCCGCCATTTTCTTAGCTGCTTCTGGACGAATATATAAGTCAACATCCTTATGACTCGTGAAGCTTTTATCCGCTTCCTTTAAGCGTGTTATAAAGGTATATTTTTCTGCATCATAACGAATTTGAGCCCATTCATCAATACGCTCTTCTGGTATGAACTTAAAATTCACTAAATGGATATGTTTGCCTATTTTTTTAAATTCAACTGCATCAAGCATCCCTTTGAGTGAGAGTGTTTTATTCAAATAAATATCGGGGTTTTCTAAGACACTACCCAAAACAGATTTATCGGCCTTTTCAGCCATCTTAACTTTATCCTCAATTTTCACTACTTCAGAACTACCTTCATCTTTTGATGCACAAGAACACAGGTATGCCAGGCATATAAAAATCAAATATCTCTGTAGTTGCTTCATTGATAACTCCAAAAAATGCTTATTCTTTAATATAAGTTATCCCATAAGCATTAGCCACTTTTTCAAAAAAAACGCTAGTAAATACGATCCCTAAAGTCACAGTTTTTTATTAAAAATGACTAAATGATGCTTCATTTTTCAGAGTGCGGTATACTTTTAGTAAAATATAACCAAACAATAAACTCACTCAATTCACTATGTTAAAAAATCTCTCTGCGGTATTAGGCCAAACCAAAAAGTCACGGCGCATTCGCATCACACTCCTTTCCTGCACCCTATTTTATTTCATTTTTCTAGGGCTCATCGCTCCTCTTATCATTCGCTCACAGGCAAAGAAACACTTATCTGAATTAATTAAACGCCCTGTAGAAATAGAAAAAATTTCTATCAACCCTTTCTGTAATAGTATAAGTATCAAAAACTTTGCGATCCTCGAAAAAAACCAAACAAGCTTTTTACGATGGGATGAAGTTTATATCAACTT is from Lentisphaera profundi and encodes:
- a CDS encoding sulfurtransferase TusA family protein yields the protein MSRVLEFELSDEVQEELIEFKGKKENYESGEMGVDAWQKRRLWQGIYGQRQPEVQMIRVKVPYGITNSKQVRQLASMAETHSNSVLHITTRSAIQMHYVPFANTPEFIKDLTAVGLTSREGCGNTIRNVTADPFASTGAGQLFDVVPVAKRVVEHSLRNPYAQNFPRKFKMTFSGNEAEDNGHSYMHDVGFIASKVENGSYKFNVYAGGGLGGRPIGADLVDEDLPVEDALICATAFMRIFNEHGNRENRNKARMKFIKHEWGLEKFIEAYKVEFNRIKDSEYGQSLVLSFEEGELELPQGSADVSKINSLVDDAEWVKNCVRPQNVADLYTIQVRVDLGDFTSEQARTLSDIADKYGSGEIRTLPSQNIVLTDVKLENVAAIYAELKAAGYANSQFHHITNVLACPGRSTCNLSVTSSKGLAEALSESFKDEADIAEVGDKVRINISGCHNGCGRHSVASIGFNGSSRVVGDKAVPCAMMQIGGGVGFGRREMARRVGRVATKKAPEAVRAVIDYYKSQNSALTLEDWLAQVNVKELKPVIKPFDAVESFDENPDVYADYQQAEGDEYSPAVGAGECAGGVLNLVGESLDDAHNYITMARKVFDQEFFADVIFNSQEAMRHAFDAALMQAGEKATDYKDAFDKYVEFFTSNTVTPDAKAILREDAPADIAFAYAAEFLQAAELFVNNFVEAYKENADACAPFLNTEEEKEGRPFLDLRGIECPMNYVKAKLVLNGLKDGQELAMIIDTGDSFRQVPSSLKKDGHTVVELDPINDNQNYSLIVLKNGENNK